The proteins below come from a single Crossiella sp. CA-258035 genomic window:
- a CDS encoding serine hydrolase domain-containing protein, whose amino-acid sequence MTNTYQRVQDALDQVVAEKSTPGAVAEIRDEHGTWFGSAGVADLSTGRRREPGEQFHTGSVGKACTATALLTLEAEGRLSLDDTVETWLPGVVRGNGNDGREITIRQLLTHTGGLGITGLSPEIVRKYHTRDGFAAHRHEVSTVDELIRLQLAVPPRHKPGEGFAYANGGYHLAGAIIEKATGRSYEDEVTRTVIEPLGLTGTYVRGLAEQRFRGPHPKAYTRMFIRDGVDPASLTVDNYASLLAGPETDPADVTDRTYSGWAAGGLVSTTGDLLWLLSALITGSLLPPAQHETMWHTVPTADWLPNARYGTGVSQWTLANGRQVHVLSGVEGGSVTLAVGTPDGELLVAMHLNGDWNWYLACHQIIEAVFGS is encoded by the coding sequence ATGACCAACACGTACCAAAGGGTGCAGGACGCGCTGGACCAGGTAGTGGCCGAAAAGAGCACCCCCGGCGCGGTCGCCGAGATCCGGGACGAGCACGGCACCTGGTTCGGCTCGGCCGGAGTGGCCGACCTGAGCACCGGCCGTCGCCGCGAACCGGGGGAGCAGTTCCACACCGGCAGTGTCGGCAAGGCCTGCACCGCCACCGCGCTGCTGACCCTGGAGGCCGAGGGACGGCTGAGCCTGGACGACACGGTGGAGACCTGGCTGCCCGGCGTGGTCCGCGGCAACGGCAACGACGGCCGTGAGATCACCATCAGGCAGCTGCTCACCCACACCGGCGGCCTGGGCATCACCGGCCTGAGCCCGGAGATCGTGCGCAAGTACCACACCCGCGACGGCTTCGCCGCACACCGCCACGAAGTGTCCACTGTGGACGAACTGATCCGGCTCCAGCTGGCCGTCCCACCGCGGCACAAGCCGGGGGAGGGTTTCGCCTACGCCAACGGCGGCTACCACCTCGCGGGCGCGATCATCGAGAAGGCAACCGGCCGCAGCTACGAGGACGAGGTCACCCGCACCGTGATCGAGCCGCTCGGCCTGACCGGCACCTACGTGCGCGGCCTCGCCGAACAGCGGTTCCGCGGCCCGCACCCCAAGGCCTACACCCGGATGTTCATCCGGGACGGCGTCGACCCGGCCAGCCTCACCGTGGACAACTACGCCTCGCTGCTGGCAGGCCCGGAAACCGACCCGGCCGACGTCACCGACCGCACCTACTCCGGCTGGGCCGCCGGTGGCCTGGTTTCCACCACCGGCGACCTGCTCTGGCTGCTGTCCGCGCTGATCACCGGCTCCCTGCTGCCACCGGCGCAGCACGAGACCATGTGGCACACCGTCCCCACCGCCGACTGGCTGCCCAACGCCCGCTACGGCACCGGCGTCAGCCAGTGGACGCTGGCCAACGGCCGTCAGGTGCACGTGCTCTCCGGCGTGGAGGGCGGCTCCGTCACCCTGGCCGTGGGCACACCCGACGGCGAGCTGCTGGTGGCGATGCACCTCAACGGCGACTGGAACTGGTACCTGGCCTGCCACCAGATCATCGAGGCGGTCTTCGGCTCATGA
- a CDS encoding intradiol ring-cleavage dioxygenase, with translation MPKDNRTYQGRPLPRPQDELVDQGLGFDLGTLFSRRRMLGLLGLGAGAATGVPMTMELTVLDLANGKPFQGTAVYVWQCDAQGRYSMYSAGAENANYLRGVQLADAEGRVRFHSVFPGCYPGRWSHVHFEVYPDGGSITEVAKVIATSQLALPKEVSEAVYAQPGYESSGPNFQRVSLARDSVFRDDPGATQLATVTGDVRTGYMARLTIGVDTRTAPR, from the coding sequence ATGCCGAAGGACAACCGCACCTACCAGGGCCGCCCGCTGCCCCGGCCGCAGGACGAGCTGGTCGACCAGGGCCTCGGTTTCGACCTGGGCACCCTGTTCAGCCGCCGCCGCATGCTGGGCCTGCTCGGCCTCGGCGCCGGCGCCGCGACCGGCGTGCCGATGACCATGGAGCTGACCGTGCTGGACCTGGCCAACGGCAAGCCGTTCCAGGGCACCGCGGTCTACGTCTGGCAGTGCGACGCACAGGGCCGCTACTCGATGTACTCCGCGGGCGCGGAGAACGCGAACTACCTGCGCGGCGTGCAGCTCGCCGACGCCGAGGGCCGAGTGCGCTTCCACAGCGTCTTCCCGGGTTGCTATCCCGGTCGCTGGTCACACGTGCACTTCGAGGTCTACCCCGACGGCGGCAGCATCACCGAGGTGGCCAAGGTGATCGCCACCTCCCAGCTCGCGCTGCCCAAGGAGGTGTCCGAGGCGGTCTACGCCCAGCCCGGCTACGAGTCCTCCGGCCCGAACTTCCAGCGGGTCAGCCTGGCCCGCGACTCGGTGTTCCGCGACGACCCGGGCGCAACGCAGCTGGCCACGGTGACCGGTGACGTGCGCACCGGATACATGGCGCGGCTCACCATCGGCGTGGACACCAGGACCGCGCCGCGCTGA
- a CDS encoding serine hydrolase domain-containing protein, producing the protein MTVLDALPDLIAEHRVPGAVLGVHANGEHQERAAGVLNTRTGVPVTTDSLFQIGSVSKVWTATLAMRLVHKGKLDLDRPVRTYLPDFRLAEESAAAVITTRQLLCHTAGFDGDQFDTSEAAQLFAPGELFSYNNAGYCVLGQIIEALHGKPFIQCLTDHLIQPLNLTHTATDADQAILYRAAVGHLQPSPKDPPQPTTVWALPRSLAAAGSVLTMSARDLLSFARSHFTGEVSQAMRVEQVRIAPITAHGNAWALGWEVFHLGEHTMYGHNGNTIGQAAFLRLIPELDLAITLLTNGGEAEALHHKLLTHLLRDLAGIDLPAPPTPTPGPIDATRYLGTYGNSLTTTTITQDHTGAVRADGVQLLPHGKDALITAQPEQGLHRIHHFLGDNGHGQARFLHNGRAMPRRAT; encoded by the coding sequence ATGACCGTCCTCGACGCGCTGCCGGACCTGATCGCCGAACACCGGGTGCCCGGCGCGGTCCTCGGCGTCCACGCCAACGGCGAGCACCAGGAACGCGCCGCCGGTGTGCTCAACACCCGCACCGGCGTCCCGGTCACCACCGACTCGCTGTTCCAGATCGGCTCGGTCAGCAAGGTCTGGACCGCCACCCTGGCCATGCGACTGGTACACAAGGGAAAGCTCGACTTGGACCGCCCCGTCCGCACCTACCTGCCGGACTTCCGCCTGGCGGAGGAGTCAGCGGCGGCGGTCATCACCACCCGCCAACTCCTCTGCCACACCGCGGGTTTTGACGGCGACCAGTTCGACACCAGCGAGGCGGCCCAACTCTTCGCACCGGGAGAGCTGTTCTCCTACAACAACGCCGGCTACTGCGTGCTCGGCCAGATCATCGAAGCCCTGCACGGCAAGCCGTTCATCCAGTGCCTCACCGACCACCTCATCCAACCGCTGAACCTCACCCACACCGCCACCGACGCCGACCAGGCCATCCTGTACCGAGCCGCGGTCGGCCACCTCCAACCCAGCCCCAAGGACCCACCCCAGCCCACCACGGTCTGGGCCCTGCCCCGCTCGCTCGCGGCGGCGGGCTCCGTGCTCACCATGAGCGCCCGCGACCTGCTTTCCTTCGCCCGCAGCCACTTCACCGGCGAAGTCAGCCAGGCCATGCGGGTCGAACAGGTGCGCATCGCCCCCATCACCGCGCACGGCAACGCCTGGGCGCTGGGCTGGGAGGTCTTCCACCTCGGCGAGCACACCATGTACGGCCACAACGGAAACACCATCGGCCAAGCCGCGTTCCTCCGCCTGATCCCCGAGCTGGACCTCGCCATCACCCTGCTCACCAACGGCGGCGAAGCCGAAGCCCTGCACCACAAACTCCTCACCCACCTGCTACGCGACCTCGCCGGTATCGACCTACCCGCGCCCCCGACCCCAACCCCAGGCCCGATCGACGCCACCCGCTACCTCGGCACCTACGGCAACTCCCTCACCACCACCACGATCACCCAGGACCACACCGGCGCGGTCCGGGCCGACGGCGTCCAACTCCTGCCACACGGCAAGGACGCCCTGATCACCGCCCAACCGGAGCAGGGCCTGCACCGCATCCACCACTTCCTCGGCGACAACGGCCACGGCCAAGCCCGCTTCCTGCACAACGGCCGCGCGATGCCCCGCCGCGCCACCTGA
- a CDS encoding polysaccharide lyase family 7 protein: protein MALAVGVCGVHLPAAAATGSPLPVSGVRALSDDGNVAANTLDRDPATRWSGQGDGVWIEYDLGSAQTVGSVSIAWHKGDTRQDTFDVQLSQDAASWTTVLTRKTSSGSTLAAQNYDFADASARYLRVVGHGNTVNAWTSITETTVNGADGGSGGECRYPADVLDLSNWYIGLPIGEPEKPKNVEQPALATYAIDPWFRATEDCQAVQFRAAVNGVTTSGSNYPRSELREMNGRNKASWSSTSGTHEMVIDQAITATPKGRPNVVAGQIHDGSDDVSVFRLEGSKLYLTDGDNKHTLITDSYRLGTRFQARFVVSDGQIKAYYNGQLKATLAKRFTGGYFKAGAYTQANCEKTSPCEDGNYGEVKIYGLRVSHGQDQPADQTQAAVRNGWGTPLPISDEFDYTGPVDPAKWAVPSGTVGGTPGCWEGHAKNGRRCAKNSTVADGMLTMRGEANGDTGWLRQKRDEQYGKWEIRSRSRNIGPSGGLYHPLHLIWPTAGNRLENGEYDWVEYSNPDAQCLTAFLHYPKSPTDKKERKDLCPLDMTQWHNFAFEWTSQALVGYVDGVEWFRYSGGAGADRGDIQAMPSGHLNIQLDNFTGAGGLRPAVFEVDWVRVYQ, encoded by the coding sequence GTGGCACTGGCGGTCGGGGTCTGCGGGGTGCACCTGCCCGCCGCCGCGGCGACGGGTTCTCCGTTGCCCGTCAGCGGGGTCAGGGCGCTCTCCGACGACGGCAACGTCGCCGCCAACACCCTCGACCGCGATCCGGCCACCCGCTGGTCCGGCCAGGGTGACGGGGTGTGGATCGAGTACGACCTCGGCTCGGCCCAGACCGTGGGTTCGGTGTCGATCGCCTGGCACAAGGGCGACACCCGGCAGGACACCTTCGACGTGCAGCTGTCCCAGGACGCCGCGTCCTGGACCACCGTGCTGACCCGGAAGACCAGCAGTGGCAGCACTCTCGCGGCACAGAACTACGACTTCGCCGACGCCTCGGCCCGGTACCTGCGCGTGGTCGGGCACGGCAACACCGTCAACGCCTGGACCAGCATCACCGAGACCACGGTCAACGGGGCTGACGGTGGCAGCGGGGGCGAGTGCCGCTACCCGGCCGACGTGCTGGACCTGAGCAACTGGTACATCGGCCTGCCGATCGGCGAACCCGAGAAGCCGAAGAACGTCGAGCAGCCCGCGCTGGCCACCTACGCCATCGACCCGTGGTTCCGCGCCACCGAGGACTGCCAGGCGGTGCAGTTCCGGGCCGCGGTCAACGGGGTCACCACCAGCGGCTCGAACTACCCGCGCTCGGAGCTGCGTGAGATGAACGGCCGGAACAAGGCCAGCTGGTCCTCGACCTCGGGCACGCACGAGATGGTGATCGACCAGGCCATCACCGCGACGCCCAAGGGCAGGCCGAACGTGGTCGCCGGGCAGATCCACGACGGCTCCGACGACGTCTCGGTCTTCCGGCTCGAAGGCAGCAAGCTCTACCTCACCGACGGCGACAACAAGCACACGCTGATCACCGACAGCTACCGGCTGGGCACCAGGTTCCAGGCCAGGTTCGTGGTCAGCGACGGCCAGATCAAGGCCTACTACAACGGTCAGCTGAAGGCCACGCTGGCGAAGAGGTTCACCGGCGGCTACTTCAAGGCAGGCGCCTACACCCAGGCCAACTGCGAGAAGACCTCCCCCTGCGAGGACGGCAACTACGGCGAGGTGAAGATCTACGGCCTGCGGGTCAGCCACGGCCAGGACCAGCCCGCCGACCAGACCCAGGCCGCGGTGCGCAACGGCTGGGGCACCCCGCTGCCCATCTCCGACGAGTTCGACTACACCGGCCCGGTGGACCCGGCGAAGTGGGCGGTGCCCTCCGGCACCGTCGGCGGCACCCCGGGTTGCTGGGAGGGCCACGCCAAGAACGGCCGTCGCTGCGCCAAGAACAGCACGGTGGCCGACGGCATGCTCACCATGCGCGGTGAGGCCAACGGCGACACCGGCTGGCTGCGGCAGAAGCGGGACGAGCAGTACGGCAAGTGGGAGATCCGGTCCCGCTCGCGCAACATCGGCCCCAGCGGCGGGCTCTACCACCCGCTGCACCTGATCTGGCCCACCGCGGGCAACCGGCTGGAGAACGGCGAGTACGACTGGGTGGAGTACTCGAACCCGGACGCCCAGTGCCTGACCGCGTTCCTGCACTACCCGAAGAGCCCGACCGACAAGAAGGAACGCAAGGACCTGTGCCCGCTGGACATGACCCAGTGGCACAACTTCGCCTTCGAGTGGACCTCGCAGGCGCTGGTCGGCTACGTGGACGGGGTCGAGTGGTTCCGCTACTCCGGCGGCGCGGGCGCCGACCGGGGCGACATCCAGGCGATGCCGTCGGGGCACCTGAACATTCAGCTGGACAACTTCACCGGCGCCGGTGGCCTGCGTCCCGCGGTGTTCGAGGTGGACTGGGTGCGGGTGTACCAGTGA
- a CDS encoding BTAD domain-containing putative transcriptional regulator, with the protein MAVLGPVRAQAGESPIAIPGARVRLLLARLALARGRPVPAEVLIDDLWGADSLADATNTLQALVSRLRKAVGAAAVESASGGYRLVAEVDAPRFEELAARGRRELAEQDPAAAIASLDAALGLWTGDALSDLPDAEFVRAAAGRLAEARLVAVEDRAEAALRLGRHEEVLAELAEAHPLGERLAALRMRALYAAGRQAEALAVYEEVRGALAEQLGVDPGAELRQVHLAVLRGELEPLAARPQPAAGRLPAQLTSFTGRETELELLTGQLAVARLVTVVGPGGVGKTRLAIEAAARQPVPARVWFVPLAGAAEVAGAVLGVLSAVRARLGGARQPVLDQLVELIGPEDALLVLDNCEHLVDAAAKLAEELLTRLPGLRILATSREPLAITGEALCRLDPLAPPDAVRLFVDRAQAVRPGFTPGEVVADICRRLDGLPLALELAAARLRSMTAEQIAHRLDDRFRLLTAGSRTALPRHRTLHAVVEWSWDLLTEPERLLAARLSIFPGGAGTVAVEAVCADETLPVEDIEYLLGALVEKSLVQWDGQRYRMLATIRAYSAERLADREPLADRFVRHFLALAEEQEPRLRNRDQLAALRLLDTEHDNLVHALRTAVADGQAEAAARLVGALTWYWKMFRLDARAEGFVTEVLGFGDALPSHSRAGLTALHELTAEVTFPGPARVRALVEDCLATGALTRHPTLLVATAPAAYLAGLHDLAERQLREAEDPWTAAGGDLLRAFFREDQGDWPGAAALRRQALRGFEESGDRLVLAHTLAAVAQDHAIAGEQQQALDALARSVALTAGLGWAEETAYRAKLGVQLTRAGDRAGARRELDTALRQAVERGEPHLRIEPVVALADLHRRVGEPDRAHELLDGLEALVRGLPGAEQAAAMLIAPVRLATRINTGDPAARDSLPLVAAVAPARAAELLARLLTSAEAAFALGLSKAIRGAVDRGDPELRALTDELTTELGPAAFTLAFDRGARLSRDQARQRLHTL; encoded by the coding sequence GTGGCAGTGCTGGGACCGGTTCGCGCGCAGGCCGGTGAGTCGCCGATCGCGATTCCCGGCGCGCGGGTGCGGTTGCTGCTGGCCCGGCTGGCGCTGGCCCGCGGCCGCCCGGTGCCGGCCGAGGTGCTGATCGACGACCTGTGGGGCGCGGACTCGCTGGCCGACGCCACCAACACCTTGCAGGCATTGGTCTCCCGGCTGCGCAAGGCGGTTGGCGCGGCGGCGGTGGAGTCGGCCAGTGGCGGCTACCGGCTGGTGGCGGAGGTGGACGCGCCGAGGTTCGAGGAGCTGGCCGCGCGTGGCCGCCGGGAGCTCGCCGAGCAGGATCCCGCCGCCGCGATCGCCAGCCTGGACGCGGCACTTGGCCTGTGGACCGGGGACGCGTTGAGCGACCTGCCCGATGCCGAGTTCGTCCGGGCGGCGGCCGGTCGGCTGGCCGAGGCCCGGCTGGTGGCGGTGGAGGACCGGGCCGAGGCGGCGCTGCGACTGGGCAGGCACGAGGAGGTGCTGGCCGAACTGGCCGAGGCGCATCCGTTGGGGGAGCGGCTGGCCGCACTGCGGATGCGGGCGCTGTACGCGGCGGGGCGGCAGGCGGAGGCGCTGGCCGTCTACGAGGAGGTGCGCGGCGCGCTGGCCGAGCAGCTGGGGGTCGATCCAGGGGCCGAGCTGCGGCAGGTGCACCTGGCCGTGCTGCGCGGTGAGCTCGAACCCCTGGCCGCGCGGCCACAACCGGCAGCGGGACGGTTGCCCGCGCAGCTGACCAGCTTCACCGGGCGCGAGACGGAACTGGAGCTGCTCACCGGCCAGCTCGCCGTCGCCCGGCTGGTCACCGTCGTCGGACCGGGCGGGGTGGGCAAGACCCGGCTGGCCATCGAGGCGGCGGCCCGGCAGCCGGTGCCCGCGCGGGTGTGGTTCGTGCCGCTGGCCGGGGCGGCGGAGGTCGCCGGGGCGGTGCTGGGGGTGCTCAGCGCTGTCAGGGCGCGGCTGGGCGGGGCGCGGCAGCCAGTGCTCGACCAGCTCGTGGAGCTGATCGGGCCAGAGGACGCGCTGCTGGTGCTGGACAACTGCGAACACCTGGTGGACGCCGCCGCCAAGCTCGCCGAGGAGCTACTGACCCGCCTGCCAGGACTGCGCATCCTGGCCACCAGCCGGGAACCCCTGGCCATCACCGGTGAGGCGCTGTGCCGCCTCGATCCACTGGCACCGCCCGACGCGGTGCGGCTGTTCGTCGACCGGGCCCAGGCCGTGCGGCCCGGCTTCACCCCAGGTGAGGTGGTCGCGGACATCTGCCGACGCCTGGACGGCCTGCCGCTGGCCCTGGAACTGGCCGCCGCCCGGCTGCGCTCGATGACCGCCGAGCAGATCGCGCACCGCCTGGACGACCGGTTCCGGCTGCTCACCGCCGGCAGCCGGACCGCGCTGCCCCGGCACCGCACGCTGCACGCGGTGGTCGAGTGGAGCTGGGACCTGCTCACCGAACCGGAACGGCTGCTGGCCGCCCGGCTGTCGATCTTCCCCGGCGGGGCGGGAACGGTTGCGGTGGAAGCGGTCTGCGCCGACGAGACGCTGCCGGTCGAGGACATCGAGTACCTGCTCGGCGCACTGGTGGAGAAGTCCCTGGTGCAGTGGGACGGGCAGCGGTACCGGATGCTGGCCACCATCCGCGCCTACTCCGCCGAACGGCTGGCCGACCGCGAACCCCTCGCCGACCGGTTCGTGCGCCACTTCCTGGCCCTGGCCGAGGAACAGGAACCCCGGCTGCGCAACCGGGACCAGCTCGCCGCGCTGCGCCTGCTCGACACCGAGCACGACAACCTGGTGCACGCCCTGCGCACCGCCGTCGCCGACGGCCAGGCCGAGGCGGCCGCGCGGCTGGTGGGCGCGCTGACCTGGTACTGGAAGATGTTCCGCCTGGACGCCAGGGCCGAGGGCTTTGTGACCGAGGTGCTCGGCTTCGGCGACGCCCTGCCCAGCCACAGCCGGGCCGGGCTCACCGCGCTGCACGAGCTCACCGCCGAGGTCACCTTCCCCGGACCCGCCCGGGTGCGCGCGCTCGTCGAGGACTGCCTCGCCACCGGCGCGCTGACCCGCCACCCGACCCTGCTGGTCGCGACCGCACCCGCGGCCTACCTCGCCGGGCTCCACGACCTGGCCGAGCGACAGCTGCGCGAGGCCGAAGACCCGTGGACAGCCGCTGGCGGGGACCTGCTGCGGGCGTTCTTCCGCGAGGACCAAGGCGACTGGCCGGGCGCGGCGGCGCTGCGGCGGCAGGCGCTGCGCGGGTTCGAGGAGTCCGGCGACCGGCTCGTGCTGGCACACACGCTGGCCGCGGTGGCCCAGGACCACGCCATCGCGGGGGAACAGCAGCAGGCCCTGGACGCACTGGCCCGGAGTGTGGCGCTCACGGCCGGGCTCGGCTGGGCGGAGGAGACCGCCTACCGAGCGAAGCTGGGCGTCCAGCTGACCCGCGCGGGCGATCGGGCCGGGGCGCGGCGGGAGCTGGACACCGCACTGCGCCAGGCGGTCGAGCGCGGCGAGCCACACCTGCGGATCGAACCCGTGGTCGCCCTGGCCGACCTGCACCGCCGGGTTGGCGAACCGGACCGCGCCCACGAGCTGCTGGACGGCCTGGAAGCCTTGGTGCGCGGTCTTCCTGGCGCGGAGCAGGCCGCCGCGATGCTCATCGCCCCGGTCCGGCTGGCCACCCGCATCAACACCGGCGACCCGGCCGCCCGGGACTCGTTGCCCCTGGTCGCCGCGGTGGCCCCGGCACGGGCCGCGGAACTGCTGGCCCGGCTGCTGACATCGGCCGAGGCGGCCTTCGCACTCGGCCTCAGCAAGGCCATCCGAGGCGCTGTCGACCGCGGCGACCCGGAGCTGCGCGCGCTGACCGACGAGCTCACCACCGAACTCGGCCCGGCCGCCTTCACCCTGGCGTTCGACCGGGGCGCGAGGCTGTCCAGAGACCAGGCGCGGCAACGGCTGCACACGCTCTGA